One region of Bubalus kerabau isolate K-KA32 ecotype Philippines breed swamp buffalo chromosome 6, PCC_UOA_SB_1v2, whole genome shotgun sequence genomic DNA includes:
- the LOC129654967 gene encoding protein pitchfork isoform X2: MCFSKAETLVNYSFGTCQHRKIFPHFYPSDLLGNKFLPIRGVPHRGPGCYIAEEDVTPYPGMYQTVNLQEQTHKPNFAPFNTLSPRFRTYSKDPCYPGPGTYKLEKKEPQKVTWPMKFGSPDWAQVPCLQKRTLKTELSTDKDFRTHRNRLAYLSLYYN; the protein is encoded by the exons ATGTGCTTCAGCAAAGCAG AGACGCTGGTTAACTACTCCTTTGGAACATGTCAACATAGGAAGATCTTTCCTCACTTCTATCCCTCAGACTTGTTGGGGAACAAGTTTCTCCCTATTAGGGGAGTGCCCCACAGAGGGCCTGGATGTTATATAGCAGAAGAA GATGTGACACCTTACCCAGGCATGTACCAGACAGTCAATCTTCAGGAGCAAACACACAAACCAAATTTTGCTCCATTTAATACCTTGTCACCTCGCTTTCGGACATACTCAAAGGACCCTTGTTATCCTGG ccCTGGCACATATAaactagagaaaaaggaaccccaGAAAGTCACCTGGCCAATGAAATTTGGATCTCCAGACTGGGCTCAGGTTCCATGTCTACAGAAAAGAACCCTGAAAACTGAG CTGTCCACAGACAAGGACTTTAGAACGCATCGGAACCGTTTGGCCTACCTAAGCTTGTACTACAACTGA
- the LOC129654967 gene encoding protein pitchfork isoform X1 produces the protein MCFSKAETLVNYSFGTCQHRKIFPHFYPSDLLGNKFLPIRGVPHRGPGCYIAEEVNLAYNLAKIPTSVKGYGFGTRTAVRFKPKNKDVTPYPGMYQTVNLQEQTHKPNFAPFNTLSPRFRTYSKDPCYPGPGTYKLEKKEPQKVTWPMKFGSPDWAQVPCLQKRTLKTELSTDKDFRTHRNRLAYLSLYYN, from the exons ATGTGCTTCAGCAAAGCAG AGACGCTGGTTAACTACTCCTTTGGAACATGTCAACATAGGAAGATCTTTCCTCACTTCTATCCCTCAGACTTGTTGGGGAACAAGTTTCTCCCTATTAGGGGAGTGCCCCACAGAGGGCCTGGATGTTATATAGCAGAAGAAGTGA ACTTGGCATACAACCTCGCTAAGATCCCAACCAGTGTAAAAGGATATGGTTTTGGAACCAGAACAGCTGTGAGGTTTAAGCCAAAGAACAAG GATGTGACACCTTACCCAGGCATGTACCAGACAGTCAATCTTCAGGAGCAAACACACAAACCAAATTTTGCTCCATTTAATACCTTGTCACCTCGCTTTCGGACATACTCAAAGGACCCTTGTTATCCTGG ccCTGGCACATATAaactagagaaaaaggaaccccaGAAAGTCACCTGGCCAATGAAATTTGGATCTCCAGACTGGGCTCAGGTTCCATGTCTACAGAAAAGAACCCTGAAAACTGAG CTGTCCACAGACAAGGACTTTAGAACGCATCGGAACCGTTTGGCCTACCTAAGCTTGTACTACAACTGA